The genomic segment CTTTTCACAGTTTGGGTCAAGTGTCCAGTAGTTGCCCTTTCCTGTGTTATCACAGAGTACAGTTGGTCAGACTCAATTTTAGACTTTAAAAAGGAGTAAACAGATTAACAATATGCAGCACACCTAGGAAACCACGGCACATTCAATAGGCAATATAATCAATcagtaaatggaaataaagtgaATTAAACGTATAAGTCTTTCTGTTAGTAGGAACAAAAATTTggatattttgattttaaaattgtacCTGGATCGTCCTCATCTCTGGGGACTTTTTTGAAGCAATCGTTGAGCGACAGGTTGTGTCTGATGGAATTCTGCCAGCCCGCTTTACTCTTGTTGTAGAAAGGGAAGTTGTCGGCGACGTACTGGTAAATCTGACTCAGTGTCAGTCTCCTGTCTGGCGCCCCGTGGATAGCCATGGCAATGAGAGCGGAGTAGGAGTAAGGGGGCCTGACCAGTTTCATCAGGTCTTCTTGTGAGGGCAGAGAGAACCAGCTCAGCTCCCCTCCTGGGCCCCCAGCTCCAGCTGGACCCAGGTAAGACCTCTGCATGCCGTAGTGCTGAGGGACAAAGGGAGGGCCGGGGTTTCCAGATGGACCGGTGGTAGCCAGGTACGGCGGTGTGTTGATTCCGGAGCCGTTGAACCAGAGGTAAGGGTttggggaggaggtggtgtagTCGCTCAGGTCGTAGGAGGTCGGAGTGGTGCGCTGAGGGCTTGGCAGTGAGGGAGGAGGGTAGTAACAATCACTGTACATGCTGAGCTCAGGGGGCTCCTGGCCGAGGCTGGGGAACTGCGGGCCACATCGAGGAGGAGACTGGCCCTGGGCCtcaaatgaagacattttcttCTCACCTCTCAGTGTCTCTTCTGAAACCCTTGGCTTTGGTTGTCCTTCCTTTTGATACCAAACCCTTTTTGTGAAGATTTTTTCAGCCCCTGAAAGAGCTTTTCTTGTTCAGTcctttgcaggtatttgaatGTGAGACGATCCAAACGATGGTCTCTAAACTTCCAAGTTGTAGGCCCCTGTTCTCCACCCCTCTCTTGTCTGTTTGCCCTTGGTTTATGTCAAGATGTCACCTGTAATACCGGCTTTATCTGTTTCCCTTGAAACGCCCCCTGTCTCTTTTGATTGGTTGTTTTCCCAGGTGAGCAGCCTGATCCTGTTTTcgctctcattttttttcctgctgtcagCTAGTTCAGTTCCTTCACGGATTTTGTTCACCCTCAATCATATAATTTTCCACTCACGCTGTTACTCCAACATTAGCTGAGTTCAGTCACAATGTTTTTGATGATTATGAATCCAATTTAAAGAGACTTAAATGAAGTATATATTTGTGGGGTCTATTCAGATTAGAAATTTGAGTTATTTTTCCCTCCTGCATGTTAGCCCTGCAGTAATTGACAGCTTAGTCACTATGAAGATGAACAACCTCTCCTacagtaattatttatttattttggatatatatagtatgtaacAATTAATGAGCACTACAATGATCATTCAATTTGTCGATTAGTCAGtcgataaaaaaaaatctgaaactattttgatattggATTATTCTTTAccgtcatttttcaagcaaaaatgccaaacgtttactggttccagcttctaaaatgttaGGATTTATTACTTGTCTTTGCCTTATGATAGTAAACTTAATGTTTTTGGGGTGTTGGACTACTGGttggtcaaaacaagcatttagaggtcataattattattaataattatgataaacaAAGCAACAGTACTATTGTTATGGCATCTTTAAACCAGGTTTAGCCGGAGAAATATTATAAAAGCAGGAGAATCCAACTGGAATAATAGGCTAAAAACAGCACTGCAGTGGCACAGCCTATGCAGTTTAATTGGgaataaattgtattttgatattatttagCCAATTCAAATGTAGTCTCTGTAAATGTAGGGGACTGTTTAACTTATATATATTTACGTAAGCTAATATTTTTCCAGTATTTCCCAGGTTCTCCAATTGAAAACTGATGGCTTAAATGATAATTTTTGATAATAATCAAAATTCTTACCAATGCAGTGTCTCCTATCTCTAAATTCTAGCAGGCTATAAAACGAGTAAACAGCTTTACGATATGCAACATACCAAAGAAACAACAGCACATTCAATTGGCGTTATAATCTGATGGAATAGTGCCAGCCCGCTTTACTCTTGTTGTAGGAGGGGAAGTTGTCGGCGACGTGCTGGTAAATCTGTCTCAGTGTCGGTCTCCTGTCTGGCCTTTTTACCCTGCTGTCACACGCTATAGTGATCTCAGCTGTCTCGGTCGGCCCAAACACActctgtgcgtttgtgtgtgcgtgtgtgtattgtcTTTCACAACACAACCTctctaaaaacaaaagtaacCAGACAGGTCCCTTTCGCTGTTAAGagcccccccccttcccttAATGTCTTATTAAACCTCTGTGCCCTCGCGATGGTAGATGATCCCAGTCGAGCCTAGGGCAGGGTAGAAATGCCCACTGGACCCACTGGGCCCACTGGACCGACTGGGGAGAGGATTGGGGCCGCAACCTCTCGCTGTCACCTGACTCTGGAGCCCCTGAACCGCCGTCACCTCCAGAGGAGAGAACCCgacttcctctttcttttgcGGCGGAAGTTTCCGTTGTCAAACACCTTTTCACAGTTTGGGTCAAGTGTCCAGTAGTTGCCCTTTCCTGTGTTATCACGGAGTACAGTTGGTGAGACTCAATTTTGGACTTTAAAAAGGGGTAAACAGCCTGACCAGCTTCACCAGGTCTTCTTGTGAGGAGAGAGAACCAGCTAATACAATTCCAAATTCTAACCAATACATAGTTTCCTAGCTCTAAATACTAGCAGGTTATTATACAATGGGTTTATATAATAAGTACGTTGTGTGAAAATCATCCTGACAATCATGGGAAGTTCAATCGTCCCTGTTTAAATTGAGAATGCGCTACGCGTGGCGTTTTCCTCCTTAGTTATCGCGAGAACTCCCTATTTCAAAAATTTGGCTAACTTTCTGAAGAAAACCCCTCGCACCGTAAGTCTGGCAAACCTTTAAATAGAGTAATGGCTCTTAACCCCATGAACTGCTGATTAAAACTCCAGCTGGTACATGTAGATACGGTTGGCGAATGCTCAATCGGCTAAAATCCTCATTTCAGAAGAGTTTACCATCCTAACCTTCCCGAGGATGACATTACATAGCTAACGACCACAGAGTCCTGAGCTAACCAAAAACCTAACGGTTGCCTTTGCTGCCGTGACCGGATTGGTTGAGTTGGCTAGCGgcagtttcttgtttttcttttttttttttgacggaGTAGCCTCTGATCGATGAACTGACAGCTGATAAAAACAATGTGTCGGTTTGTAATTTAGATGGCCGATTCATCTTCTCCCCCTGAGCGTCCGCAGGACAGCAAGGACGACGTGTTGGAGCTAAACAAAGATTTAGAGAGAATGACCGAAGGTGCTGAAAACATATCAGGTATGTAACATTAAATAGGGATTCAGATGCTGCCGCTATGGTGACTATGTCTAACATAACTTCCTCATAGCTGCAATATCATTCTAATATCATTGTATCCCCCCGCCGCGTACACCTGTAGTGCAGCTGACCTGGATGGCTTATGACATGGTGTCCCTGCGGACCAATCCTGAGCTGGGGGCCTCTCTGCGGAAACTGGAGGACGCCCATCACAGGTGCAGAGTTGCGGTGTATGGAGACCGTGACCAGGGGCCTGAGATTGCTGCCACCACACTCACTCAGATGTgatattttcttcagtttccaGTTCACAAATACTTTACTGAGTTAAAGAGGATAAAGTTGTTATAGTAGTATTAGATTAATTTGTATTGTGTAAAACTAAATACTGCAATTGCTGTAGTTCAGTTTTTTGCTATGGGGAAGCAGGTATTTGGActtgcctctctgtgtctgacTACATTAAAACAGGATGTTTCATTCAGTAGTGTAGATTGTAGCAGTTTGACTGTCATCAGTTGATGTTAGCATGGCCtgcaaatactgtttgttttgtacGTGCTAAATTGATGTTATATATTTACCctgtaaatgtgaataaataaaaaacattaaaatgagaatgtgttgtgttgtttttttttaatagacatAGACTAACATGTCCGGCAACCTAATTTTTACAGTGCTAATGCcagtttactgtatgtttgacttTTAGTTGGAATGTTACCAGCATTACTTAACTGCATTTCAAGTTTGTTAGATTTTGGTATATCATTATAGTTGACGtagcctgttttgtttttgtgtaattattttttcagatggaaaacacagaggagagcagagaacaAAGTACTTCCACTCCCTACATTGATTTGGAGAACATACTGAAAGGGCTGGACTCCTTGTCCAACTGCATGGATCAACTGGCGCGTATGTATGACTGTTATCCCCCACCCACTCTCTTTACACCTCCACATGTCAGTAAGCATCATGACTCATGATTGATTTGCAAATATGCAAAACGTTATATGTGACTGTTAATCCTTGATCTGAAATACGGTAGCCAAAAGTTGATTATTGTGCACCAACTGCTCCGCAACTTAGCCTTGCTTGTAGATGTCAGCGGTGCAGAGGTAGATGATACTACATGATATCTGTCAGGATGCACTCTGCTGATGGGTAGCAGGGAGTAGCATGATGTTGCAACTTCATTTTTGCCAGGGGGGAACAGATGTGGGCAAAGGAGCAGTCAGAGTAACCTGCTTATTGTTTTGTGTTACTTAATTATAACTGTGTACTCAAAGGCTGGAAACAAATATCATAGGTTGTTCAACTTTGTAAAAGGAAGGATTTGTGATACTGTGACACTCGATGCTGTGTCCCTTCTTTATAGTATACTATATTCCCAGTTAGTATACAATGAATACTACTACTTTACCAGTTTGTACTGAGACCAAATGATATAAGGTGTTTTCTAAAAGACACCAGTGTAGCTACTTTTATAAGCCAATTCTTTTTTCAATTTCGGAAACctaataaagagaaataaaaatatttagccAAAGATTTAGTGCTTAAATTTAGTTTTCCGAAGAACCCTGTTTCccaaaattgttttcatttttccagttgttagTAGCTTGCTGTGCATTGCATTTAGGACAATAATGACTATAAACACCACGTTCAAATTTACTGAATTTAGTATGCATACATACACTACCAGTGACGTTTTAGAGCACCCCaagttttccagtttttatttcaatttaagcAGTTTACGTCCAGTGAATAACCTCGAATGGTACAAGGGTAAGCTGTAAACTGCccagggttaaaaaaaaaaaaaaaatttaggtTACTAGAAACTTACAAATCATGtacatttaacagaaaacaggcctttttcaagGATTAAGCAATCTGTCAACTTACAACTTTCCTGAAGTGTTgtaagtaaatgaagccttgaaagtcCATGCAAACAACTCCCACAGGTGCCCCAACAAACCccctgtctgtacaaaggcagtgtttgaaagaactgtgtcactacaccctctgatgcattattagtACAATACTGTGCTGCAGGAATTGGTGCTGTATATTGttatcagaatggtgagaaaaaggcaagtaacgaaggaagacagactggttggtcaggggttcatcctaaagcaagataatgacccaaaagaTTAGAAGAACAGAACTAGACGATGGCTTCACATGATGAAAGACCAGCACAGTGTCCAGACTTAAACTCCATCGGGCTGGTTTGGGTTGAACtagacagaaggtgaaagcaaagctaCCTACAAGTGCAACGCATTTGTGATAACTTCTGCCACAGTGTTGGAACCAACTTTCCAAATaatgtttgatttccattgttGAGAGAATGTCAcaagtgtgttcagctgctgaatgagttaaacatttagatttaatttaggatttaagattccatgattcctttaaaaaaaaaaaatctttattttttcattcgttttatgctttaatttcagagtacacCAAGAAattgtaaatttcagtaacaaatggaaaaattgaggtgttcCAAAACCTTTGGACCAGTagtgtatgtctttgtgtggaCTTAATATTGTCactttttctgtgtgaattAGTTAGTTTGTAGTATGAAATTGGCAGATAACTTTTGGATACAGAAACATGATTTATGGTATTAGGGAAATATACCCATGTCACAATGATGTATCTTGTGTcattcatacagtgaaatactAGTAATGCTTTGAAATAACAGGCGAAATTACAGAGGGACATAGCGTATACTATTACATTTTTCGTTTAGGCTGTTTGCTGTTAAGTACAGTAATAGTTGGTGTTTAGCCTAATATATTCTGAAATGTGACTTTTGGAGATCTGTGACCTGAGGCAGTTGTGAATAAAGatatatttgttttcactgttctGCAGTGCAAACCCAGCTGTGGCAGTGTGATCTGATCGTTTGTGTTGGCTGTCCAGACAAGCTGGTGTGTCTGAAAACCCAAGCCGAACCAAAGCAGCCGCCCCTGTCATTACCTGAAACCGAGGGATGAAGAACAGAGGTAACGCTGTGTGTCTGGAAAACAAAGTTTCATATAATATACGAATGCTCACCCATGTGAAAATCGTTGTTTTCCCTAATGCTGATTACTTAAAATACAAGTAAaggtaaccaaaaaaaaaggaattacatAACAGGGACCTTTTCGATTCTGAAAACCgacatttttttcacaagctCTTAAAAAGGACAAgccatgcacatgcatgtgcacaaattaacacacagaaacacaaagacagacagacagaacagtcTTGGTTTGTGTAAGCCAGGTGTTGGTACTGGTTAGATTCCAGCAGAGTGCAGCAGACGACACTAGCATGCGCTTCAGAGTGCTGGTCTGTGGCATCAATTAGcagcagtggtgtgtgtgtgtgtgtgtgtgtgtgtgcgtgtgtgagagagagagagatgggtaATCATCTCCTTCACCCCAGGGAATCTGATGTACAGCAGCACACAAAAAAGATGACAAGGACCTAATGACACAGCGCAGCATCAAACATTCCCAGAGGCGTGCCAAAAGATGTGAACTTTTCAGTTTACTGATTACGCCGACTTTCTCCTCACAATTTGACAgcatatttgtgtatatgtgtatttttgtcattctgCTTCAGAAGAAGGATATGTGAGACTGTGAGAGGCAGCCCATGACCTTGTTCATCTCTCTGAGAGCAACTTCAGCTTGATGTCTGGTAACCTTTCCCCCATACCAGCTGAGATCCAACCCCTAGATGTTCTGTAAAGCATTCATAGTAAGGACTAAATAACCTTTTTCTGTATATCTGTCTTTTGCAATCAGagaaatttgtttgaaattatatttgtaaaagaaatgtAACACATTTTCAGTTACCCAGCCTAGTGAATAAAATGCAATCTTTTGAGTTCTAACAGCAGATGCAAGgcttctctctgttctttttaCAACATCGCCATCTGCTGTTTCCCTTATGAAAGTGCTCAAGATGTGTAATTGCACAGAAAAGCTCACCCTTAACACCATGTGTGCTCTCCAGCCACCACCATAGAAACTATGGCTTACTTGTGATTCTGATTTTGATTCTCACCTGTCTTGGTCCTGGTATTGAAGTAATTACCGTAGCAGGTTATGTTAACAATGGAGCAGGTGGAATAAGTGTACTTGCTCTGGGAGGGAAGAGATGAAATAGAACATTATtgaaaaaactcaaataatTGCATTACCTAGAATGAAGTGCTTGCTAGACTCATAAATTGTTTACAATGGCCTACGTGTTAGACATGTCTCTGGGTTTGAGGGGCCTTGCCTGTGGATGAGCCAGGAGCCTTGACAGTGCTGCCCTCTCGTGGACGTTATGGGTAGTTTGAAATAGAAATGTGGTAATATTGAGAGAAGAttgcagcattttgctgttCAACTGTTAAAACCACCCCAAACACATGTCACATGTCAGTTGTTAAATTACCTTAGCAGGAAAAAGCCCCCCCACAAAACTTAGCTATCACAAGAGatataaaaactaaaagataGCTTAACTTCAGTGTGAAGTTACATCTTTGCAACTCACCTTCTTCATGTTGTCAGCGAGATTTTGTGGATTCCATCCCATCACCTCCACTTTTACAGGGAACATTGTTTAAACTTGTACGTTCTCTCACAAATATCAAATCCACCAAAAAATGAAGGGTGTACTTGACAGCAGGACCTTTTTGCTTTGCAGTGTGATCACAAAACAAAGTTAAGAATGACTTCTGTGCTCTTCAAAAAAGCACACTCGTGGCGTGTCATCGTCTTATGCACATATTGGGTTAAAGactaaagtagaaagtttcaGTGCTCAAAAAGGTAACGCCTGCCGATTTCCTTTCGCACACATACGGATGCAACCACTGGCATGAAGCTATGGTGGTTCTGTTGAATCTGTTCTAACTTACGTGTCCTATTTCTGATTCTCATAGGTGCTTTTTATACTAACTCATAGCATGGTGATGTTGAAGGCCGGGTCAGATCTTGTATCCGAGTCGCAGCCTGTCCCGTGTCAGGCCTCTTGGCATCTCACACCcaggtgagagaggaggggagaggggaatCAGGGGTGATCAATCACGCTCAGATCCCCCTAGACCCCCAGGCATGTCTGGGTGAATACATGAGTCCTCCTGGGGGGTCCTTGTGGAAGATCACCCCCCTCCCCCGTTTTCCTCCTCTGTCGTGACTGAGGAAACATAACCCCCCCCCATGGAAGACATAATTCTGCCACAGCAGAGGAGCCATGGAATACAGTATAATTATAAAGCAATTAATGGATCAGTTTTAGCCAGGCATTATATCAGTGTAAGATAAAGTTCCAAAAATTTGGTCCAAAGTCtttgaaaaatgcttatttcccaaaactgTAGAAGAACATACACCtgaaaaaaggacacaaagggTTGCATTtccctaaaaaaacaaaccagaatgCACTTTTTAGGGAGAAGAGTTTTTTCTGCAGACATGAATGGAAGAACAGCTGTGGTCATCTCACTTGTGGAGCACAACCAACCAGTAGCATCATACGGGGCCAAGATGGAACCAATAATGTACCCAGTGGAGAGCAGAGATAAGGGGGCGGAGCGGTGAGGACCTCCATTGGGGTGAAACCTTCATTAACACACAGCAGGACAGCATGGGAAATACAGGAGATCCccagaagcaaacagacaaatggGGAAGGATGGTAGGAAGTGTTACGGTCTGTGAGAGCGTTACTTGTTCCTACTACAGTcaggattgattttttttttttttaacttggtgTCTAGAGGTGCTCTCTCAGCTTCTCTGTCCTTTTTAGTGAGACatttccagcaaaaaaaaaacacaccacccACCCATACGTGTATTTATGTGTGGGGGAGTGTTACTGGAGTAGTTCTGGTGTTTTCTTTAACCAGCGCTCATGGGCTGATGTCAGATTTTAAACAGTAAGCAGTGTTCACCCCTATGGGACTTCATCGACTATAATGTTGCTTCGGTTCGTAGGGGCATGGAGACCCCAGTTGATGTATAATGTCATGATAATTCCTGCTGTAATTTCTCGCTCAGCTGGTTATTGACTGCCTCTACAGCTAACTGCTCTGTAAAAGATGGTGAAACGGCCTTGTGTCCAGCCCCCTTTCTGTCAGACCCCCTCTCCCCCCGAGGCATGGACCCCCTGATGGAGGTAATATCCATGCGATCGCTCATTTAGCTGAGACGGTGACAGATTTATGACACGTCCAGCTGAGAGGAAGATTTTTGGAGATACGGGGGGTACGGGGAAGAAGGAGGCAAATGAATGGCTCCTTCAGACACAGATAGGCCATGGGCGGGGATAAGGCTCCTCTTAGACCTAATTAGTTGCAAGTTATAAGATTAGAAATTAACCTGCAGTCAAGGGGGAATGTGAGTCGGGCTTATTTATAACTGTCTCCTCTCTGGATTCAGGGTGGAATAACTGGACCCCAGTTTGACCCATTTTGCGGAGAAACAGCAACTCGGAAGTGCGGTGGAAAATGTGTGTCACAGTTTGCCAGCGTGTTTCCCCCTGGCGCTTTGATGTATTGTGATACATATGCGTTGCCAGTGGGATGTGACAAAGGGTAGGATAGACAGCGGTGTCTCCGGATGATCAAGCCAAAATGACCTTAAAACTTCCCGAGGTGGAGGCTCTTCTCCAATTTGTCTTTCAAAGCCTCGCTGCTCTTTGAATGAAATCAATACACGT from the Xiphias gladius isolate SHS-SW01 ecotype Sanya breed wild chromosome 23, ASM1685928v1, whole genome shotgun sequence genome contains:
- the syce3 gene encoding synaptonemal complex central element protein 3; this translates as MADSSSPPERPQDSKDDVLELNKDLERMTEGAENISVQLTWMAYDMVSLRTNPELGASLRKLEDAHHRCRVAVYGDRDQGPEIAATTLTQM
- the foxi3b gene encoding forkhead box protein I3b; the protein is MSSFEAQGQSPPRCGPQFPSLGQEPPELSMYSDCYYPPPSLPSPQRTTPTSYDLSDYTTSSPNPYLWFNGSGINTPPYLATTGPSGNPGPPFVPQHYGMQRSYLGPAGAGGPGGELSWFSLPSQEDLMKLVRPPYSYSALIAMAIHGAPDRRLTLSQIYQYVADNFPFYNKSKAGWQNSIRHNLSLNDCFKKVPRDEDDPGKGNYWTLDPNCEKMFDNGNFRRKRKRKSDSLSGGDGGSGAPESGDSERGSPKHSGNPALNISPTPDRIPSPSSSGPAPCLSSFLSEMSGVTSGAANEVGGDGLSRPLQINLPLDGPHRPTQPGSFSSYSPNSAGPEWVPQVPAPPVLSSSPTSSSLGYTSPILSQYSGSSGHFYPALGSTGIIYHREGTEV